The following is a genomic window from Neodiprion pinetum isolate iyNeoPine1 chromosome 3, iyNeoPine1.2, whole genome shotgun sequence.
CGAAaaaggcgtcgcgacgcccgccGCATCGACAACGGACAATCAAACCAATCGCTTTTTCACCTACCGCACCTTTGTTCTACTATTCGCGTCTTTATTCCggactcgtttttttttttttttttcttcacgtttCTCGTTGTCTCCTCGTCCTTTTTATCCTGACTCCTTATCTCCTTCTTACCCCCCTTTTTAACACAAAACGGAACCGAACCTCCTCGAAGTCCCGGattatattataggtatgaGACACGGACGCGAATCAGACCTTTATCATCCGCTAAGGAGAATTTAATGATTATTGATGAAGCGTTGATCGTTCAAACAGTCCGTCCGTATTCTTTCTATACTTATTCTCCTCCCTTATACGTGTTTCTCCCTGTTCACAATCGTGCAGTCAACCCCGTTCAAATACGCCAAATTTACTCCCCTTCATTGGTTTTTATTTCCAACGGGTATCCGATTCAAGGGAACCAATTCGTCGTTATTTCGCAAAACTTTGTTTACGAAAtatccttctctctctctctctctctcttcagaTGTGCGGTTTTCAAAGTTCAGACATTGCCGCGAATGATTATTGATTCCTTCGGCAAAATATCTTCGTAATAAAAGTTTTCTCCGGCTGTATATCGTAATGTTGAAATAAACGAGAGGTAAAatgaggggggaaaaaaagaaattgttagGGACATGAGGGATGATCGATTCAACTGCGAGGTGGGTAGATCattacgaaatttttacagcTGTTACGTTCCAGTTTTTATTACAAAGAGTTGCTCTCGAATAGGGAGGTAGAGAAGATGAAAGCACGAGTATTAGGTATATAACGACGTCTGGCAAAAACCGGCCATAATTTATGAGCAACCTAATTTCAAGTTTcgttcttcaatttttttattttttttatttattttttttttcttcttcatctcctTTTTGTGGGTTTGTGTTTTTTCCTTGATTTTCCGCCTCATTCTTTTGCCCAAagaagtataataataagagGAAGAGGGGCAGAGAGGCGAGGAGAAAATctaattgttttcttttttccccggCACGAAAAGCTCCTCCGCGATTCAGCATCACCCCCGAGGACGTAATTTACGTAAATCTTGGGGATGCGATAATCCTGAATTGTCAGGCCGAAGGCACTCCGACGCCGGAAATCTTCTGGTACAAGGATGCGAACCCTGTTGAACCCTCGGGCACGATCGGAATCTTCAACGACGGTACGGAGCTGAGGATCGCGACGATACGCGCCGAAGAGATCGGCGATTACACCTGCATAGCGCGGAACGGCGAGGGACAGATCAGTCACACAGCGCGAGTAATCATCGCTGGTAAGTCCGACTCCAATCTCGActccatttttctttcactcctCCCTAAGCCAGTTTCTCCACTTTGTTGCCGATCGAAAACACCGCAAATGTGACGACTCGCGAGCTCTGCATACAAAGAATCGTGGAGTTTTGTCCACAGTGTTTGGTAACCGGCTCGAGGATCGAAGCGGATGAATAGGACAGGTAAACAAAGTGGTTACCTCTGCAATGCACTCTCGACCAACCGAACCACTTGCGTGAATCTGCCTCGAATGCTCGTGCAAGCAAGTTGTGCAGAGGGTGAAATGATTCAGTGCAGAGTATCTTGAGTTATTCAATGATTCCAACCCCTTTTCACACCTAAACGAAGAAAACATCTCACAGACTACTTCCAACACACCGGTTACACTTTCCGATGAAGCTTTTACAAGGAGTCGATTTTCCTGCCCACCAAGCTTCGGAAGAATCATTCCAGAGATCAACTGTACTTGTTAATATACGTTGTTACAGCATGCAAGGTAGATGAGAACTAAAGTGGAGCGCTGAAATCCGCGAGGGTGCAGGTCAAGTAAGGAATCCCGGTAATCTGGTGGATAAGAGAAGCGGGAACGCGGGTATTCTCTTGTCATATGAAAGAACTTTTCGCGTAACACGCGGTCCTTGTTCCCAGAGCTTAAGGTGGCCTTCATGCTCGTCTTTTGGAAACGGAAGAGAGCGCCAGGATGAGGTGGCTGCAGGGTAGAAATAAAGTTAAACGAATCCTTGTTCTGTTCCTGGACGAAGAAATGTGTGTATCGTTGAAATAGCCGTAGGAGGATACCGATATCCTGAACCAGACGATCCCACCGAGGACTTTAGCGTAATTCCATGTAGAAACGGGACACACTTTTACCAGATGTTTTTCGTACCAATCTTGCTCTCAAGTTTTTCTTGTCTTTCACCCTCTCCCCTCCATCTTTGTTTCCCCTTCGCTTCGTCGATACTTTACTTCACCTTACTCCGGAGTTATGAAACTTTTAAACGCGATACCTTCTCCCCGTCCCGCGATGCAGACACGGGAAAAAGGCGGAACTTTAGAAACGGGATTATGGAGCGTCACGGAATTGAGCCGAGGACAACTATAAGCGGGGTGGCGGTGGAGGTGGAGGCGGAGGCGGGCAAGAAGCGCGACGGGGAATTTTAAAACTTGCCAGTTTTCATCACCGAAGTGTCGCTTGCTGATTCGCAAAGTACCTCGTACCCGCCTCCGCGTCGTTCCAACGTCACGCCGGAAATCCAAGCGACTCGTTGCCTCTCCGTTTCCGCCTGAAGTTGGTCGCGGGCGTTCTCCAATACCATAATGTGTATCGTGTGCTGAAATGGGCATTGATCGAAACCCCGAGGAAGAAGCTTCGGGCGGAGTAGGTATAAAGTTTGCAAATATCCACCGAAATATTCACCCCATCTTAGGGTAGGTATAATAGGGGGAGGAGTTGGGACATCTGCAAATGGGAACACATCGGAAATGGCATATTAAAATTCAACGCGATCAGAAATCCGATTTGTGACGCAGGTGGAGCGGTGATCATGATACCCCCCACGAACCAGACGAAGCTCGAGGGTGAAAAGGTGGTGTTTTCCTGCGAGGCGAAAGCTCTTCCGGGCAACGTGACTGTCCGCTGGTTTCGCGAGGGGGCTCCGGTCAAGGAGGTCGCGGCCCTGGAAACGCGGTTCACCATCAGGATGGATGGCGGCCTCGTCGTGAATCCGGTCAGCGCCGACGACTCCGGGCAGTATCTCTGCGAGGTGACGAACGGCATCGGGGAACCTCAGAGCGCCAGTGCTTACCTCAACGTCGAATGTGCGTACTCGCGGGCTCGCTGCTCGTCAGCCAGCATCGTGGTCTGGCCGAGCAGTTAACAGCCGATAACTCGACTTTCAGATCCAGCCAAGGTCACCTTCACCCCGACCATCCAGTACCTCCCTTTCCGGCTGGCCGGCGTCGTCCAGTGCTACATCAAGTCCAACCCGCCTCTGCAGTACGTCACATGGACGAAGGACAAACGGCTCCTCGAGCCCTACCAGACCAAGGACATAGTCATTATGAACAACGGCTCGTTGCTCTTCACGAGGGTCAGCGAGAACCACCAGGGCCGGTACACCTGCACCCCGTACAACGCCCAGGGCACGCAGGGCAGCTCGGGACCGATGGAGGTGCTGGTCAGGAAGCCCCCGGTCTTCACCGTCGAGCCGGAGCCCATCTATCAGCGGAAGGTCGGCGACACCGTCGAGATGCACTGCGACGCCCAGGAGGCCGAGGGCACGCAGAACCCGACGATCCAGTGGCAGCGAGTGAGCATTGCCCGGTTTTTTCTCACGCAACCACCTTCCGATCTCCGTTTTCGAGACTTTCCAATTTTCCAGAAGGACGGTGCACCTCTGCAGCGTAACCGCGTCAAGGTCGTCGGCGGCAACTTGACCATCGATAGCTTGAGACGGTCGGATTTTGGCTTTTACCAGTGCGTAGCCACCAACGAGGTCGCCACCATCGTCGTCGCCACCCAGCTCGTCATCGAGGGTAGCCAGCCTCACGCTCCCTACAACGTCACCGGGAAGGCTACCGAGTTCTCCGTCACACTCGAATGGCTGCCGGGAAACTCCGGTGGACCGGACTACAAGCAGGATTACACTATCTGGTCAGTTCGACCTTTCTACCATTTTTTTACTACCAACGCAAAAGGTTTCTCACCGATTTTCGCATCGGTAGTTGGTCGCGTTGGTACCCTACACCATGTTCCGGTAGCGAGGCTGGGTTAATCTGACGTCCTACTTCAGAGTACTTATCAAGTATACACAGTGCTCCACTTTTCCTCGATATAACTCTGATATCGCCCCACGCACAGTGGGCTCGACAAATTCCGGAAAACTTTGTTCACTACTGCCGCTTAGACTCTCAACTTCCTGCACAAGTTATCTTTCCGATACGGTTTCTCGGAGAAGCATTGATCGGGTATCTGTACGGTATTATTTGCTCCATTGCATTGGAAAACCAAATTCCTGCTACAAATTCAGAACCCATCGATCTTTCTAAGAAAGAGAAGCACGGTCACACTGCTTCGGTATTATATCGTCCTCCCACGAGTCGTGAGTTCAAATTCTGATCCAAAAAAAACCCTGTCTAGCAATTTTCCGGGACTCTGATGAGAATGCAAGCTGCTTACCGATCGATTAAACGGTCATATAGAGCTTTTATGATGATCCGTAGGTACCGTGAAGCTGGGACTTCGGAATGGGAGACGATACCGGTCACGCCATCAGGCAGCACGACGGTCACTATCAACAGGCTGGTTCCGGCAACAGTTTACGAGTTTCAAGTAGTAGGGAAAAACGCCCTCGGCGAAGGAATGCTCAGTAAAGTGATTACGATTCGAACACTGGGTGAGTTGGACGGATATTTGAACTTCGTTTCCGATAACGTAGATGTAATTAAAACGTGTCGATTATTTCCCAAGGGAAAAAAGTCTTCCTTCAATTTATTGGCAAACCAATACAGAAGTTCATTATTACATCGGACGGAATTCCGCCAACAGAATTTTATACACCAAAAATATCGCTATTCCTATAACGACGCTGAAAGGCTTGTTCACTTTGAAACTTTCAAACGCAACAAAACATCGCAAACTTGACCCTTTATTTCTCACAATGCCGGCTCCCTAGACGTCCGACTACAGTCTGGGGGAACGTCTTCGGCTGGTCAGGGTGGCTCTGCTGATACCCCCGATCAAACTGGTAAGgcatttgaaaaacaaaagtgagaagaaacgttgaaaaaaaaaaaaaatcacctcaGTTTTGGTTCTTTCGCGAGGTTCAGCTGTTTTTCAGCCGCTGCTGCATATTAAATTGTTCAGTTCTGAGTAGCGATTGTGTTTGCgtctttttttacgttttgGATACGATGTTTTGTTATACTATTTTTCGTATCATTGCCgagttttttgtttgttcgtttCATTCGACGCCGTTCATGCGCCCTACCTCGTCCTgacaaatatgaaaaaacagccaaaaaaaaaaaagaaactaaatGTTGACGCCACCGACGTGAAAGCTTGCAGACCGTTACATTTTTCACATGCCCATTGACaccttcattttctttttgtcttcTCTTTCATTTCAGACATTGTAGATAATAGTACTCAGATTTTACCAACTGATTCCACAGGAAATCCCCCCGTCCATCCATCAACCGCCCATCCGAAAggtattttcattattttattctttcgttTTTATGATACTCACACGTCACGTTACTAACTTTCCACATTCCAGTTTAAGCTTTCGTTATTAcacgtgtttcaaatttcacactAATTCATTATCAATCGTCGATTAATCCCGGTACAATAGTATGTCTACACACACCATGTCAGTGGCTCGAATGGACAACTTTATTTTATCGTagaggaaaaaatgtacaaagaaagtaaaaagagAAACCGAATAACAATGCAAATTGAACGATTACGTGTAAACGCAATGAATGAGACGGGCAAGGGTTtgggggcggggaggggagggggcgATTAAGTTTGATCGAGCAGATCTACAGCCGTGCGGGGGCCATTATTGATCGTAAAACCATTTTATGGTCGTACCCATAACATGACGATGGTGGTACATCGCTGTCAGAATGAGATGCAACGCGCTTAGAAATTACCGGTGTTATATGGGTGTGCGGACGATACATTACGCGGAATCACTTTTACGCGATTCGTATAGAAACCCCGTATATGTTTGGTATAACATACCCATTGTCAACGGGCTGTTTACGCTATTTGACTATCAGCTTGAAAGTggcatcaaattttttttttctatctcggGAATTCATGCAGCACATGTGCAGACGCGAATCTTTATCCGGATAATTAGCAAGCATTATTTGCAATTTCTCGCGCAATAACCACCCTTTAAACGTGGCTAAAACCCAGCAGAGATATTCCTCATCTACAACGTCTGTGTATATATGACCAGGACCTAAACCGGGTCCGCCAAGAAATTTGACGATAACCGAAATCAGCAACGGATTTCTCATCACATGGCAACAACCTCTGGAGAGGAGCCACCTGGTACAGTCCTACACCATAAAGTACAAAACTGACGCCCAGTGGAAAACGCTCAACAAAGGACGGCAAATTCGTCCCGAGGAAACCAGCTTCCTGGGTAAGACCAATTTCCAATAGTCAATTTCTCCTGACTCGTCAAGTCCTCTTATCGTTAGTCCCAATGTGCGTTCGTACAGACAATGACGAAGAGTTTTAAAAGCTTATCAAAGAAAGACAGACATACCCTGATGTTCTAATCAGGCATTTCCCATGACAGAATAATGCACGACTGTAGCAGGAATAGAGAACTTGCCTCTCGCTTCCCATAATACTTGGGCAATGTATGATTCAGACGGCCGTGATGCTCGAGCTGTGAATCTCCGAGCAATTCTCACCCGAGACTTCCTCACGGTTGAAGGAGGATTTCTCTCCTCCGGATATTCAATTACATATTCCCTGTGTGGATGACTGACTGTAATATATATCCTTAGCCTTGGTTCCCGGAGTCTGTGCGGAGAAATTCTTGACGGGGCAATATCGCGGCCGGAGGTCTTCCGCTTCTGGGGCGCCATACGTTGCCCTTCTGTTTCCCGTGTATTAATTAAATTCACCTATACGTCTGTAGCGCGTATCCATACGCGCGGTTTATGCACGCGAATATACATCAAAGCCAATATCCACGAGCGCACCTTCAACCTCGTCTCACGCCACCTACGGCGATATTTGTTTCCACCGGTGGTGaataatttcatcaattttagtGCCAAGCAGGGGAACGATAAACGAGGAAAATACTCCATATGTGTGCTTACTTGCTTCCGAATAACTATACTCCCTGTTCTGTTTTCAGAGAAAGTAGAGAACAAGTCGTCATAATCACCCCAAAGATTCAATTTTTAGCTTTCACCAGTCTTCAGATCCCAAGAATCACCTTCGACCTTTTTCGAACAGCCCCAGCTGCGTGTGGTTGACGCGTGTTTGCGATCGATCTTGTATCCAACCGAATCTCGAGAATGAATGAACCTATTTTCACGATCTTGGTTTGAATCGACGTCGCTCTTTTTAACTTAAAACTGATTAGGTTTTGGATTCGATCGGTCCAGTAGTTTTCAAGTAACAAGATTAGAAAAAGTAACCGTttcatttaataattttttcttccggCCCATCAAGTTCAGCCAGATTAACCACTACCACTTTTGTTCTTATAACGTAAATGAGGGTGTTTGTCAACAGTGAAAAGTCTGGTCGGAGGACGGACGTACCACTTCCAAGTCTTCGCGAATTCGGAAACGAACTACGGGGCCAGCGACCAAGTGAAGTTTCCGGTTCCAGCGAGGGTAAAGCACAAAGCGATAACCGCCGGGGTGGTTGGCGGCATCCTGTTCTTCATCGTGGCGATAATCCTGAGCATATGCGCGGTGAAAATATGCAACAAACGGAAACGACGAAAACAGGAGAAAGGTACGCCTCGTGGCGATTCACGTTAAAATCACCTTATTACATTAGCCCGTATCTTCGCTCACGGTCATTCGCTCCCATCCCCatgaaaaacgagaaaaaaaaagaaaaaaaaaaaacaacaaaccgTGAATCGAAACGCAGATTTGCCTTCGAAACTAATCATTTAACGAACATGGTTGTCCGTCCCGGGCCCGCTTTTACGTCTAACTTAAATCCAAGCGGAGAATtccgaataaaaattcaatcagaCTAGCCTGATGTTCCAGCAGACCCTGGAGCAGGTTTAAATCAGGCATGTCTGAGTAGAACGTAACTGATTTAACCTGACGCGTTGCAAGTACCGAGAGTAGCCGCCAGGCGTCGTGAAAGTCCTTGGCCTTCTCGGGATAAACTTATCAAGCCACTTGTAATAAAGTGTGGCCATCTATGTGCCAGTTGGTACAAAATATCATCTCGCGGTTTATTAATTGTGTAGATATCTACCTCCAGTTATTAGCTGGTAACTTCTAGTAGACTTAACTGTGCGTCTGATGTGAAACTGACTTATTTCTTAcgtatatttcaataattaatatatctGAACATTCGTTACTCGAGTCTGATCAGGTAGTTCCTCAAACCTGCCCTGTTGAGTGCCTGATGAGGCCCCTGATTCAGTTCTGATCAACGCCTAATCAGGGTCTGAGCATCGTACCTGAACTCAGCCCGATCAGGGCATTTTAGAACGACGCGTTACATTTCTGGTCAGGCCCTGACCAGGCAGCCTGATGATGTGCGAACTTGATCATGCGGTAAAGCAAGCCTCTGATCAATGTCCTTGTCTGAGTCTGGTGAAACTTTTCAATCGGCAAGAGGAGCCACCGACGAAGACCGGAAACCACCGAGACGGCTGAATTTACTAATCCGAATGAATCTTAGAGCCCGGGACTGACTTTCTCTTTTATTACCGACAAGTTTAGGCGCGGTTTTAGCGGGGTTTTTGGCGTATGACGTTTGCGTCGAACAGGCAAGCACCAGACACCTGAACACTTGCGTGGTTAACATAATTTTGTAACATTGTAGAACTGCTTTCAGCGTATAACATGGTGGCCTGCCGAGTCACTGATTCAAGGAACGGCGCAGGGCAGGGCCCCCAGGGAACAGTGCCTTTGAAAAAGTGAGTCTTTCAGTGTTAACTCACCGGATGTTACTCCAGATGTAACCACCGTACATAGAATAATCGTCGACGATGTTGTACTTGCAAATACTTTTCATCGACCCTGTGTTCAGGGTCGCAAAAGTGTGCGCTAAAAATATTAGTGCCAACAGAAAGTTTTCGAAGCTCGTGCATACAAGTTTTCGCTTGATTTTCGCTATTTTCCATATTCAGAAATATCTTATCGATCCTTTGCAAACTATTgcgaaatttccgaaaattttcaactcagCAGATTTTATCGATCTTTCAGTGGAAAGCATTTTTCATCTCTAAgaacgttatttttatttacgataTAATTCATTTCTAAAAAGAAAGACGTTATTTTTTACGATGGAGTAGAAGAATATCACAACTTCCACAAATTTGATATTCAatgttaatttaatttcagcAACAAAATTTGATCAGAATTGTATTAATTGACCGTATGAACGTAGATCTAAACCACTGATTAACgtaaaaaaacaatgattATGATAATTACATACCGAGCTGCAGAGACTCGTGTGACAAATTTATTATCGCATACATATAATTGCAAGTACAATATTTCACAAgcatatatacacatgatTAGTAAGATAGAGTTTAAGTCCCTTATAACAGGTGACTACAATATAATGATTATAACCTTATACACAACGATAATAGTAAGAAAACCTTTAACCAATGATAGCAAGATGTGTATATACAAATATCATTGTTCACAGgtgatatgtatatatatatataatacatatatatacatatttatatgtaaCGTATTCTATACATACCATACATGTAATATTCTCCAGTGTCTAACTGATGTGAATTCTCTTTCACTACCTTATATCAAAAAACCGTACGACTATAGCTTTTAGaataatagaaagaaaaaaatagtaaacagacatttatttaaaaaataaataaaatgaataacgaGCAGGCAGACTTAACCGCAGCAGAGGTATTTTGGACGAAGAGGAGTGGCTTTTTGCAACATgctattgaaaaaaacaattaagaagtatatatttgaagaaaaaaaaaaaaaaaaaacaatccctAGATTTTCATCTTCCAAGGAGAGAGCGGTATCTTCCGACGAACcgaatcgtaaaaataaaattaatcacgCCAATGCATCAGT
Proteins encoded in this region:
- the LOC124213914 gene encoding protein turtle isoform X5, with the protein product MGVGGGPQATELRRRLSQKSCDRRISSPNLLVNDPRKIDEYARGCREKDSRTELAKNPSLSSGQPTCLGSCRRRYKERQDEDNVIPGKVRLGAAADYRQRRLTTEDQRDADDNIRRRCQLRGNWSFRWLFEMVAQALVLGVILFVTPGLCYQDAVHITAILGESVVFNCHVEFPGEHPVPYVLQWEKKVGDTVRYRPPPSALSGQGIPIYIWYESYPTHSGEGYEGRVSRVGPNSPYGVASLNLTNIQESDQGWYECKVVFLNRSPNSQKNGTWFHLDVHAPPRFSITPEDVIYVNLGDAIILNCQAEGTPTPEIFWYKDANPVEPSGTIGIFNDGTELRIATIRAEEIGDYTCIARNGEGQISHTARVIIAGGAVIMIPPTNQTKLEGEKVVFSCEAKALPGNVTVRWFREGAPVKEVAALETRFTIRMDGGLVVNPVSADDSGQYLCEVTNGIGEPQSASAYLNVEYPAKVTFTPTIQYLPFRLAGVVQCYIKSNPPLQYVTWTKDKRLLEPYQTKDIVIMNNGSLLFTRVSENHQGRYTCTPYNAQGTQGSSGPMEVLVRKPPVFTVEPEPIYQRKVGDTVEMHCDAQEAEGTQNPTIQWQRKDGAPLQRNRVKVVGGNLTIDSLRRSDFGFYQCVATNEVATIVVATQLVIEGSQPHAPYNVTGKATEFSVTLEWLPGNSGGPDYKQDYTIWYREAGTSEWETIPVTPSGSTTVTINRLVPATVYEFQVVGKNALGEGMLSKVITIRTLDIVDNSTQILPTDSTGNPPVHPSTAHPKGPKPGPPRNLTITEISNGFLITWQQPLERSHLVQSYTIKYKTDAQWKTLNKGRQIRPEETSFLVKSLVGGRTYHFQVFANSETNYGASDQVKFPVPARVKHKAITAGVVGGILFFIVAIILSICAVKICNKRKRRKQEKELLSAYNMVACRVTDSRNGAGQGPQGTVPLKKPGKGRVPGLNLLRENLTPRTPDSLRGRPLGKISRAADGRFVIADSVGGSSGNNSVLDTSSSDDGGFLPKTSRLNACWRRPLVGTSQLSLRSDGSALSLAPGHPTVPISAGPRAPAVHAIASPRFLASSPTGPHVPWSPMYFSDLSSVRQPSSGERSFPTPPGYLQLRSMHQRYSQELPSLRAIHAESRRFIPVQPLATSSPPQTAGRPKARLPPRHARHARSAPELAASPDLETSPESRSSSSGFGSKNTSQQNQSSRSGSTVAEWRPPPYRPPPPPLIGRWLELQEGGKPPPHKSLDAGSVDGHYEFDPVSCTPTPTSASTPTREERVPVHHPPPRYTRDNIEARVQAMKAEFHQFRQRQARRRQSAHLESAC
- the LOC124213914 gene encoding protein turtle isoform X12, producing MGVGGGPQATELRRRLSQKSCDRRISSPNLLVNDPRKIDEYARGCREKDSRTELAKNPSLSSGQPTCLGSCRRRYKERQDEDNVIPGKVRLGAAADYRQRRLTTEDQRDADDNIRRRCQLRGNWSFRWLFEMVAQALVLGVILFVTPGLCYQDAVHITAILGESVVFNCHVEFPGEHPVPYVLQWEKKVGDTVRYRPPPSALSGQGIPIYIWYESYPTHSGEGYEGRVSRVGPNSPYGVASLNLTNIQESDQGWYECKVVFLNRSPNSQKNGTWFHLDVHAPPRFSITPEDVIYVNLGDAIILNCQAEGTPTPEIFWYKDANPVEPSGTIGIFNDGTELRIATIRAEEIGDYTCIARNGEGQISHTARVIIAGGAVIMIPPTNQTKLEGEKVVFSCEAKALPGNVTVRWFREGAPVKEVAALETRFTIRMDGGLVVNPVSADDSGQYLCEVTNGIGEPQSASAYLNVEYPAKVTFTPTIQYLPFRLAGVVQCYIKSNPPLQYVTWTKDKRLLEPYQTKDIVIMNNGSLLFTRVSENHQGRYTCTPYNAQGTQGSSGPMEVLVRKPPVFTVEPEPIYQRKVGDTVEMHCDAQEAEGTQNPTIQWQRKDGAPLQRNRVKVVGGNLTIDSLRRSDFGFYQCVATNEVATIVVATQLVIEGSQPHAPYNVTGKATEFSVTLEWLPGNSGGPDYKQDYTIWYREAGTSEWETIPVTPSGSTTVTINRLVPATVYEFQVVGKNALGEGMLSKVITIRTLDVRLQSGGTSSAGQGGSADTPDQTGNPPVHPSTAHPKGPKPGPPRNLTITEISNGFLITWQQPLERSHLVQSYTIKYKTDAQWKTLNKGRQIRPEETSFLVKSLVGGRTYHFQVFANSETNYGASDQVKFPVPARVKHKAITAGVVGGILFFIVAIILSICAVKICNKRKRRKQEKELLSAYNMVACRVTDSRNGAGQGPQGTVPLKKSTNLNSCGESVSTLTRCSPLNPQPQQLLQKPLQPRPPQVAPVTGIASAVTGPANATGTAATPEQVSEEASSNHDRDHLGHHAHHALHLDNRDYESVFIIERRNSKPNLR
- the LOC124213914 gene encoding protein turtle isoform X9, with translation MGVGGGPQATELRRRLSQKSCDRRISSPNLLVNDPRKIDEYARGCREKDSRTELAKNPSLSSGQPTCLGSCRRRYKERQDEDNVIPGKVRLGAAADYRQRRLTTEDQRDADDNIRRRCQLRGNWSFRWLFEMVAQALVLGVILFVTPGLCYQDAVHITAILGESVVFNCHVEFPGEHPVPYVLQWEKKGIPIYIWYESYPTHSGEGYEGRVSRVGPNSPYGVASLNLTNIQESDQGWYECKVVFLNRSPNSQKNGTWFHLDVHAPPRFSITPEDVIYVNLGDAIILNCQAEGTPTPEIFWYKDANPVEPSGTIGIFNDGTELRIATIRAEEIGDYTCIARNGEGQISHTARVIIAGGAVIMIPPTNQTKLEGEKVVFSCEAKALPGNVTVRWFREGAPVKEVAALETRFTIRMDGGLVVNPVSADDSGQYLCEVTNGIGEPQSASAYLNVEYPAKVTFTPTIQYLPFRLAGVVQCYIKSNPPLQYVTWTKDKRLLEPYQTKDIVIMNNGSLLFTRVSENHQGRYTCTPYNAQGTQGSSGPMEVLVRKPPVFTVEPEPIYQRKVGDTVEMHCDAQEAEGTQNPTIQWQRKDGAPLQRNRVKVVGGNLTIDSLRRSDFGFYQCVATNEVATIVVATQLVIEGSQPHAPYNVTGKATEFSVTLEWLPGNSGGPDYKQDYTIWYREAGTSEWETIPVTPSGSTTVTINRLVPATVYEFQVVGKNALGEGMLSKVITIRTLDVRLQSGGTSSAGQGGSADTPDQTGNPPVHPSTAHPKGPKPGPPRNLTITEISNGFLITWQQPLERSHLVQSYTIKYKTDAQWKTLNKGRQIRPEETSFLVKSLVGGRTYHFQVFANSETNYGASDQVKFPVPARVKHKAITAGVVGGILFFIVAIILSICAVKICNKRKRRKQEKELLSAYNMVACRVTDSRNGAGQGPQGTVPLKKPGKGRVPGLNLLRENLTPRTPDSLRGRPLGKISRAADGRFVIADSVGGSSGNNSVLDTSSSDDGGFLPKTSRLNACWRRPLVGTSQLSLRSDGSALSLAPGHPTVPISAGPRAPAVHAIASPRFLASSPTGPHVPWSPMYFSDLSSVRQPSSGERSFPTPPGYLQLRSMHQRYSQELPSLRAIHAESRRFIPVQPLATSSPPQTAGRPKARLPPRHARHARSAPELAASPDLETSPESRSSSSGFGSKNTSQQNQSSRSGSTVAEWRPPPYRPPPPPLIGRWLELQEGGKPPPHKSLDAGSVDGHYEFDPVSCTPTPTSASTPTREERVPVHHPPPRYTRDNIEARVQAMKAEFHQFRQRQARRRQSAHLESAC
- the LOC124213914 gene encoding protein turtle isoform X3, which encodes MGVGGGPQATELRRRLSQKSCDRRISSPNLLVNDPRKIDEYARGCREKDRTELAKNPSLSSGQPTCLGSCRRRYKERQDEDNVIPGKVRLGAAADYRQRRLTTEDQRDADDNIRRRCQLRGNWSFRWLFEMVAQALVLGVILFVTPGLCYQDAVHITAILGESVVFNCHVEFPGEHPVPYVLQWEKKVGDTVRYRPPPSALSGQGIPIYIWYESYPTHSGEGYEGRVSRVGPNSPYGVASLNLTNIQESDQGWYECKVVFLNRSPNSQKNGTWFHLDVHAPPRFSITPEDVIYVNLGDAIILNCQAEGTPTPEIFWYKDANPVEPSGTIGIFNDGTELRIATIRAEEIGDYTCIARNGEGQISHTARVIIAGGAVIMIPPTNQTKLEGEKVVFSCEAKALPGNVTVRWFREGAPVKEVAALETRFTIRMDGGLVVNPVSADDSGQYLCEVTNGIGEPQSASAYLNVEYPAKVTFTPTIQYLPFRLAGVVQCYIKSNPPLQYVTWTKDKRLLEPYQTKDIVIMNNGSLLFTRVSENHQGRYTCTPYNAQGTQGSSGPMEVLVRKPPVFTVEPEPIYQRKVGDTVEMHCDAQEAEGTQNPTIQWQRKDGAPLQRNRVKVVGGNLTIDSLRRSDFGFYQCVATNEVATIVVATQLVIEGSQPHAPYNVTGKATEFSVTLEWLPGNSGGPDYKQDYTIWYREAGTSEWETIPVTPSGSTTVTINRLVPATVYEFQVVGKNALGEGMLSKVITIRTLDVRLQSGGTSSAGQGGSADTPDQTGNPPVHPSTAHPKGPKPGPPRNLTITEISNGFLITWQQPLERSHLVQSYTIKYKTDAQWKTLNKGRQIRPEETSFLVKSLVGGRTYHFQVFANSETNYGASDQVKFPVPARVKHKAITAGVVGGILFFIVAIILSICAVKICNKRKRRKQEKELLSAYNMVACRVTDSRNGAGQGPQGTVPLKKPGKGRVPGLNLLRENLTPRTPDSLRGRPLGKISRAADGRFVIADSVGGSSGNNSVLDTSSSDDGGFLPKTSRLNACWRRPLVGTSQLSLRSDGSALSLAPGHPTVPISAGPRAPAVHAIASPRFLASSPTGPHVPWSPMYFSDLSSVRQPSSGERSFPTPPGYLQLRSMHQRYSQELPSLRAIHAESRRFIPVQPLATSSPPQTAGRPKARLPPRHARHARSAPELAASPDLETSPESRSSSSGFGSKNTSQQNQSSRSGSTVAEWRPPPYRPPPPPLIGRWLELQEGGKPPPHKSLDAGSVDGHYEFDPVSCTPTPTSASTPTREERVPVHHPPPRYTRDNIEARVQAMKAEFHQFRQRQARRRQSAHLESAC